In one Niallia taxi genomic region, the following are encoded:
- a CDS encoding gamma-type small acid-soluble spore protein, with amino-acid sequence MAKKAGSTQSGTNIQEVKQQNASATSGQFGTEFASETDVQEVKQRNAKAEQNKSKNS; translated from the coding sequence ATGGCTAAAAAAGCAGGTAGCACACAATCAGGAACTAACATCCAAGAAGTGAAACAACAAAACGCTTCAGCAACTTCTGGTCAATTTGGAACAGAATTCGCTAGCGAAACTGATGTACAAGAAGTAAAACAACGTAACGCTAAAGCAGAGCAAAACAAATCTAAAAACTCATAA
- a CDS encoding YgaB family protein — translation MDVFNGLVGEQMKIMEKLLYLQSELERCEEIEGQLQQLQSETELKEVQHEIMNMKSELKEIQRIFEIQTEKVIKVYQENEMNLSSI, via the coding sequence ATGGACGTGTTCAATGGATTAGTAGGAGAACAGATGAAGATTATGGAAAAACTACTGTACTTGCAGAGTGAGCTAGAACGGTGTGAAGAAATTGAAGGTCAGCTGCAGCAATTGCAAAGTGAAACGGAATTGAAAGAAGTACAGCATGAAATCATGAACATGAAAAGCGAATTAAAAGAAATACAGCGGATTTTTGAGATACAGACAGAGAAAGTGATTAAGGTATATCAGGAAAATGAAATGAATTTAAGCTCTATTTAA
- a CDS encoding SDR family oxidoreductase: protein MNNRFDGKVVLITGAGSGLGQASALQIAKEGAKLALVDLNAASLEETKAKVLEVAPDAEILLITANVADEKAVENYVNETVAKFGKIDSFFNNAGIEGKQDLTEDFGLDEFQKVVSVNLNGVFYGLKHVLKVMREQGFGSVVNTASVGGIRGVGNQSGYAASKHGVVGLTRNSGIEYGQYGVSIKAIAPGAIMTPMVEGSLKQIDADNWEEVGKQFVEPNPMKRFGKPEEVGYLVAFLLSDQANFINATVIPIDGGQSYKY from the coding sequence ATGAATAATCGTTTTGATGGCAAAGTTGTTTTAATCACAGGAGCTGGATCTGGATTAGGTCAGGCTTCCGCTCTGCAAATTGCGAAAGAAGGGGCGAAATTGGCGCTTGTCGATTTAAATGCTGCTTCATTAGAAGAAACAAAAGCAAAAGTGCTTGAAGTAGCACCAGATGCTGAAATACTGCTTATTACTGCAAATGTGGCAGACGAAAAGGCAGTTGAAAACTATGTGAATGAAACAGTTGCCAAATTCGGGAAAATTGACAGCTTCTTTAACAATGCTGGAATTGAAGGGAAGCAGGACTTAACAGAGGATTTCGGTTTAGATGAATTTCAAAAAGTTGTTAGTGTTAACTTGAATGGTGTCTTTTATGGCTTAAAGCATGTATTAAAGGTTATGAGAGAGCAAGGCTTCGGTTCAGTTGTTAACACTGCATCAGTTGGTGGTATCCGCGGTGTTGGTAACCAATCCGGTTATGCAGCAAGTAAGCACGGCGTTGTCGGCTTAACTCGCAACTCTGGTATCGAATACGGCCAATATGGAGTGAGCATTAAAGCAATAGCACCAGGTGCCATCATGACACCAATGGTTGAAGGGTCATTAAAACAAATCGATGCAGACAATTGGGAAGAGGTAGGCAAGCAATTTGTTGAGCCAAACCCGATGAAGCGTTTCGGAAAACCAGAAGAAGTCGGCTACCTAGTAGCATTCCTTCTTTCGGATCAAGCAAACTTCATCAATGCGACAGTCATTCCGATTGACGGTGGTCAGTCGTACAAATATTAA